From a region of the Streptacidiphilus albus JL83 genome:
- a CDS encoding arsenate reductase/protein-tyrosine-phosphatase family protein — MLYVCTGSVCRSPIAERLTRHELDHRLGTGTGDILVESAGTWGHEGAPMEPNAAEILAEYGADPFGFVGRELLDEHVVGADLVLTATLDHRAQVISMGHAAGLRTFTLKEFTRLVRAIDPATLPDASEQPGEMATRARALVSAAAALRGWLLAATPEADEVDDPYGAPLGMFRNCGEEIFDALDPIVTALTGVARVTV; from the coding sequence ATCCTCTACGTCTGTACCGGCAGCGTCTGCCGCTCGCCCATCGCCGAACGGCTGACCCGGCACGAGCTGGACCACCGGCTCGGCACCGGGACCGGGGACATCCTGGTGGAGAGCGCCGGCACCTGGGGCCACGAGGGCGCGCCGATGGAGCCCAACGCCGCCGAGATCCTCGCCGAGTACGGCGCCGACCCCTTCGGCTTCGTCGGCCGGGAGCTGCTGGACGAGCATGTCGTCGGCGCGGACCTGGTGCTGACCGCCACCCTGGACCACCGGGCCCAGGTGATCTCCATGGGCCACGCGGCCGGACTGCGGACCTTCACCCTCAAGGAGTTCACCCGGCTGGTGCGGGCGATAGACCCGGCGACCCTCCCGGACGCCTCCGAGCAGCCCGGCGAGATGGCCACCCGGGCCCGCGCCCTGGTGAGCGCGGCGGCGGCGCTGCGCGGCTGGCTGCTGGCGGCGACCCCGGAGGCGGACGAGGTGGACGACCCCTACGGGGCGCCGCTGGGGATGTTCCGCAACTGCGGCGAGGAGATCTTCGACGCGCTCGACCCGATCGTCACCGCGCTGACCGGCGTCGCCCGAGTGACCGTCTAG